The Pyxidicoccus sp. MSG2 DNA segment CTTGCCCAGCATTCGTGCCGGGCGGTGGCACGCCCGGCAGGACGCTTCATTGTTTGAAACACCGCACTGCACATTGCCGATTCCCGATCCACCTCCCACCTTCTGCCAACGGCGCGTCCGGCGATCGGGCCGCGGGGGAGGCACGGCGTGGCGCAGTCGGCGAAGAGTTGGCTCCGGGTCCTGGCACCGATGCTCGTCTCGGTGGGAGGCCTGGTGATGCTCCGGCTCCTCGGGCCGGACTTCATCGACCAGAAGCGCATCGCCTCCGTCCTGGAGCCGTTTGGCGACGCAGCTCCCCTGGCCTACGTCGCCTTTCTCGCGATCCGCCCGGTGACGCTGCTGCCCGGTCAGCTCCTGACCGCGGTGGGCGGGATGATGTTCGGGACGCTCGCAGCGACCCTCTATTCACTAACGGGCAGCTTCCTGTCTGCCATGTTGCTCTTCGGGGTGGCGCGCAAGCTGGGCACCCGGCCGATGAAGCGCCTGGCTGGCGGCAAATATCCGGCGCTGGTGCGGGCCGCGAGGCGGCACGACTTCCTCTTCGCGCTGATGGCGTGCATCAACCCGCTGTGCCCCACGGACGTCATGCTGGTGGCGGCGGCGGCCAGCGGCGCGCGGCTGTGGCCCCTGCTCGCCGGCGTCATGCTGGGCACCATTCCCGGCACCTTCCTCACCGCGCAGTTCGGCAGTGGACTGGCGCAGGGCCGCACGGTGATGACGGCCGTCTCGGCGGTGGGGCTGGTGGTGTCGCTGGTGCTGGGAGTGTTCATCGGCAGGCGCTTCTACAAGGAAATCAACGACGCGCCGGAAGAGGACCCGGACGCGCCGGCCCACGCCGCGTCGGGTGCCGCCCAGGACGACAGTCCCGGGACACCGGTGCGCCCGGGGCATTCGAAGCAGGATGGCGTACCCGCCACCTGGTAGGGCCCCGGCTCATCTCGTTGGACGCGCCTGACGGCTGAAAGGTTCCCGACTACGCGCGGCCCCCGGGTCGCAGCTCCTCCGACAGCAGGTGCAGGAGCGCCTGCACGCGAGGCACGGACTGCCTCCCGGGGAGGCACAACGCATGGACGGGAGGCCCCTCGGCGGAGTGCTCCGCGAGCACCTCCACCAGCCGCCCGTCCCGCGCGCGCTCATCGAGCATGAAGTCCAGCACCTGGCACAGGCCGGCTCCGGCCGCGGCGAGGTCCAGCAGCGCGGGGCCGTGATTCACGTCCATGGCCAGGTGCGTCCGCACGACTTCCGGCGGGCCTCCGGGTGCGCGGCGGAAGACCCACTCGCGCGCCAGGCCGCGCGGATCCACGAACTTCAGGCACGGGTGGCGCGCCAGGTCCTCCGGATGCGTCGGGGTGCCATGACGCGCGAGGTGCGCGGGCGCGACCAGCGTCACCCAGCGCGTGGACAAGAGCCGCCGCGCCACGAGGCTGGAGTCCTCCAACCCGCCCACGCGGATGGCCACGTCGATGTGCTCGTCCACCATGCGGCTGAAGCGATCATCCAGGCGGACGTGGAGCGTGAGCTGCGGGTAGCGGGCCTGGAGTCGCGCGAGCCGGGGCAGCACCACCGGCGCCAGGATGTGCGTCAGCGTCACCGTGAGCGGCCCCCGGGGGGCCTGCTGCGCCCGGGCCACCGTCTCCCTCGCCGCCCGCACCTGCGCCACCGCCTCGCGGGCGCGCTCGAGGAACTCCGCGCCCTCGGGCGTGAGGGCCACCTGCCGGGACGTGCGCTCCAGCAGCCTCGCACCCACGTCCTCCTCCAGCTTCCGCACCGCCTTGCTCACCGCCGCCGTGGTGACGCCGAGCCGCTCCGCCGCCTTCCGGAAGCTGCGCTCCTCGGCCACGTGGAGGAATGGGAGGATGCCCGCGAACAGGTCCATGGGCCGGATTGTCAACCTGGAGTTGATGATGGTTCAACTCCCGCGTGCTCGATGCGCGCCGGGTTGACGGTTAGGTTGGCCCCAACCACGAAGCAGGAGGACCTCATGAAGATTGCCATCCTGGGCACGGGCATCGTCGGCGAGACGCTGGGCAGCAAGCTGGTGGAGGTGGGCCACGAGGTGCGCATGGGCTCGCGCACGGCGAACCACGAGAAGGCGGTGGCGTGGACGAAGAAGGCCGGGGCCCGCGCGTCGCAGGGCACCTTCGCGGACGCGGCGGCCTTCGCGGAGCTGGTCTTCAACTGCACCTCCGGCACGGCCTCGCTGGAAGCGCTGAAGCTGGCGGGCGAGAAGAACCTGAACGGCAAGGTGCTGGTGGACGTGGCCAACCCGCTCGACTTCTCCAAGGGCTTCCCGCCCACCCTCTCCGTCTGCAACACGGACTCGCTGGGCGAGCAGCTCCAGCGCGCCTTCCCGGACGTGAAGGTGGTCAAGAGCCTCAACACCGTCACCGCCAGCGTCATGGTGAATCCGGCGAAGCTGCCCGCGCCGACGGACATCTTCGTCGCCGGCAACGACGCGGGGGCGAAGAAGCAGGTGACGCAGCTTCTCACCGAGGGCTTCGGCTGGAAGCGCGTCGTGGACCTGGGGGACATCACCGCGTCTCGCGCCACCGAGGGCCACATGTTCATGTGGCTCCGGCTCTACGGGGCGTTCGGCAACGCGGACTTCAACGTGCAGATCGTCCGGGCCTGAGCAGCGTCAGCTTTACGGAGTCCGCAACATCCGCCACGCCGTCAGGGCTCCCGCCGCGGAGACGAAGGCGCCCACCGCGGCGCCGGTGAAGTCCACCGCGAACTGCAGCGTACCCAGCACCAGCCCCAGCGCCGCGACGGCGGCGAAGCCACGGCGGACCCACGGCCGGGCCTTCCGGCCCCGGCCCAGGGTGACAGCGGAGACCCAACCCAGGCCGTTGGCCAGGAGCAGGCCCGAGGCCACGAACTCCGGGCCCAGTGCCCGGAACGCGAGCTCCAGTCCGGTGCGAGGCCTCGGCGCCTGGCCCGCCAGGGCCTCGGCGGAAGGGGGCCAGTGCCGCCCGGGCTCGTGTCCCATCGTCACGAAGGAGAGCTGCAGCAGGGCCGCGAAGAAGAGCGTGGCGGTGAGCGCCAGCCACGGCACCGGCAGCGACCAGAGCTCCCACCTGCGCATGGCGACCAGCCGCTCCGGAGGCACGCGCAGCGCGTGGGGGTAGCCCAGGTTCAGCAGGGTCCGCGTGGCCACGATGCTGGGCTGCTCCCCGACCTCGTCCATGAGCCCATCCAGGGCACCCGCCTCCAGCAGTCGCTGGAGCCCGGCCGAGGTCTCCTCCGTCCCCGCCTCCGCGGGCAGTCGCTCGATGAGCGCATTGATGGCCCCGGCCATGCCGGGCCGGCGCAGGTCCGGCGCCGTCGACGCCTCACGGGCGAGCGAGGTGATGAGGCCCATCAAGCCGCCGTGCGACGCTTCGACCTCGGACGCGGAACGCATGAACCGTGAGCGGCCCCCTCGCGCCGGGAGCGGCGCACCGCGCCATCCTACCGGGGCGCAACCACCCTCGCGCAACGCCGGTGCCCGGACCCTGGTGGAAACGCGGCGGGCCGGAGAACATCCCAGGGGCGACCGCCATGTCCCAGCCCCTCTGCGCCTACGAGACGCCCGACAGTCCCCACGCCCGGCCCCCGGGCATCGAGCGCTTCTTCATCCACGGCCGCCGCTTCGCCGCGGACATGCACGACCACCCCGTCTGGGAGATTGGCCTCCTGGAGGCCGGCGTCGTCACCACGGAGACGGACTCACGCCTGTACACGCAGGGCGCGGGCTCACATGGCGCCCTCTTCTTCGTCCCTCCTGGAGCGCCGCACGCGGCCTCGGCGGATCCGCGCCACCTGCCCATGCTGCGCAGCCTGCACCTGGAGCCCCGCGTCGTCACCCGGGCGCTGGAGGGCCTCTCCCGCATTCCCCTGCGGTTGCCCTCCGAAGTCACGGCCCTGGAGGACGCCCGCGCCGCGCACAGCTTCCTGCGCTTCCACCAGCGCCTGGGCGAAGGCGCGTCCGCGCTCGAGTGGGAGACGTGGCTGGTGGAGGCGCTGGTGGACCTCTTCGTCCTGCATGACGGAGAGGCCGTGCTCTATCCCGTGGGCCTGGAGGCCCGGGCCGTGCGCCGCGCCCGCGAGTACCTGCACGCCCACGCCAACGAGCGCGTATCTCTGGAGGACCTGTCCGGCGCAGTGGGGCTGAGCAAGTACCACCTGGCTCGCGTCTTCGCGCGGGAGACGGGCCTGCCGCCGCATACGTACGTGCAGCGGCTGCGGCTCGCGCGCGCCCTGCCCCTCCTGCGTCAGGGAGCGCCCGCGGGAGAGGTTGCATACGAACTGGGCTTCGCCGACCAGGCCCACTTCGCGCGCACCTTCAAGGACTCGTACGGCCTGACGCCCCGGGCCTATGCACGAGGCGCCTGAGCCTCGCGAAAACGAGGCAGCAAGATTCTTCAATAACGCCCGCGCCCCCGCTGACACCTTGCCTCCCGTTCGCTCATGAACGCGGAGGCAGACCATGAAGGCATCGAGTGTGAGCATCCTGGGCAGTGCGCTGTGCATCCTGGCGTGTGGCGGAGTCCTCGGGTGCTCGGAAAAGGAAGAGCCGCAGCCCACGCCGTCGCGCGACGGGGTGACGGAGATTGTGCTGCCGGGCAATGACTTCTACCCGGAGGGCATCGCCGCCAGCGCGGACAACACCCTCTACGTGGGCAGCCTGATGACGGGCCAGATTGTCCGCGTGCGCCCGGGCAGCAGCGAGGCGGAGGAGTTCGTCGCCCCGCGCTCCATCGTCACCGGCACCGTGGGCCTGCACGTGCAGGAGGACAAGCAGTACCTGTGGCTGTGCAGCAACGTCTTCGGCACCTCCAACGCGCCGGAGCTCATCGCCGTGAGCCTGTCCACGGGACAGGCCGTCCACCGGCACGTCTTCCCCGCGCAGGAGGGCGCCGGCTCCGGTTTCTGCAACGAGATTGCGCAGGACAAGGCCGGCAACCTCTACGCGACGGACAGCTTCCTCGGGCGCATCGTCCGCGTGCCCTCGGGGAAGCTGGACACCGACAACCCGGCGGAGGTCTGGGCTCGCTCCGATGCCTTCTATGGGCCGCAGGGACAGTTCGGCCTCAACGGGCTCACCTACGACGGAGCGTCCACGCTCTACGCGGTGAAGACGGCGGACGGGAAGCTGTTCCGCATCCCCATCGGCGCGGGCGGTGCGGCGGGCACCGTGCAGGAGGTGGTGCTGGACCGGCCGCTGGCGGGGCCGGATGGGCTGAAGTACTCCGCGTCGGCGGGGCTCGTGGTGTCCGAGCAGTACGCCACGGCCGTGTCGCGCATCGCCCTGTCGACGGACGGACGCGGCACGGTGACGAAGCTCCTGGAAGGGCTCAAGGACCCCACCTCCGTGGAGCTGGCCGAGGGCAGCGCGTGGGTTTCCGAGAGCCAGCTGACGCACCTCACCAGCGCCAACCCGCCGCCGCTGACGCTGCCCTTCTACGTCCGCCGCGTGTCCCTGCCCCAGCAGTAACGGAGACGGCTACGCATGCAGCGGGGGCACCGAGTACGGCCCCGGCTGCTGGGGCGCTCGCTCGCCCGGGCCCACACCCGTGGGCTGCATGGCGGAGCGGGCCATCTCCTCGCCGTGCCGCATGCGCATGCGAATCATCTCCGGCGAGAAGTCGAGCGTGTTCCCCAGCGGCTTCGCCGGCTCGATGACGGTGATGCGGCAGTACCGGTAGGGCGTGCCGTCGGGACGGCGCAGCGACACGCCCTCGTCGTACGCCTGGCGGACGATGTCGTTGATGCGGATGAAGGTCTCCACGTCGTTGAGGAGGATCTCGTTGATGGTGATGTCGGTGAGGGCGCGCACGGCCACATCGAGGATGTTGTTCGGGGCCTTCGCCGGCTCGACCTTCTGCGAGGAGCAGGAGATGACGACGATCTCCGTCGGGCCGTACTCCAGCGCGTCTCCCAGCGGCGTGACGTTGCGCAGGCCGCCGTCGACGAGGTAGGTGGAGCCGATGGGCTCCCAGATGACGGGCATGGTGGCGCTCTGCCACACGGCGTCCAGGAAGTCCTTCGCGTCACTGGAGACCAACTCGTACAGCCCGGACGTCAGCGACACGCGGCCCACGTGCGCGGGCACCACGTAGGGGCGACCCGTGGCGTTCTTCAGGATGAAGTCCCGCAGCGGCGTGCCGTCGTACAGCCCCAGCTTGCGCAGCAGCCCGATGCGGATCGCGATGACGGCCCAGGGAAACCGCCGGTACACGTCCGACTCGCGGATGTTGAGCCAGATGTCGTTCAGCTCCTTGTAGGCCTGCTGCGCCACCAGCGTGGCGTTGAGCGCGCCGACGGAGACGCCGAAGACGCGCTCCCACTGGAAGCCATGCACCTCGCGCAGGACGCGCTCGGCCCCCACCTGGAAGGCGCCCTTCGCGCCACCACCTGAGAGCACCAGCGTTGCGGGACGGTCCGTCATGGCCATGTGACACCTCCAACGAGTGGAGAAGGGATAGGCGCGGGGCGCGGGCGCGGAAATCGCCCCCGGGCGCGGCCTCGTGTCCACCGCGAACCAGGCGCCCCTCCCGGGGGCCCGGGGGTGCGATGCTGCGCGAGTCAGGACGGCCCCGACCGGACGTCCTGTCCGGCCGGTGGTGCCCCCCATGCGCGACGACGACGACCTTCACCAGCAGCGACACGGAGCACGGCCGGACGACCTCGCGTCCCTCCGGCGCCTGGATGCCGCGATGGTGCGCGCCGGCTTCCGGGTAGCGGGCAAGACGGTGCGCGAGTGGGTGGCCGACTTCGCCCGCGTGCGCGCGCGGTGGTTCGACAACGGCGAGGCCGTGAGCCACGTCATCGCAGCGGGCCTGGGCGCGGTGCCGGTGCTCGTGGACACCCTTCGGGCGAAGCGGCTGGACGTCCCTCCGAAAGCGGACTCGAGCGTCCGCGCGCAGTGCATCGAGGCTCTCGGGAGCATCGAGCCTCTGCCCACGTGCGCCATCCCCGCGCTCCTCGAGACACTGCGCACGCCGAGCGCCCGCGTGCGGTGGATGGTGCTCGCGGTGCTGGAGCGGATGCGCCCTCGGCCCACCGCCGCCGTCATCCGGGCCCTCCTCCCCTGCCTCCAGGACAAGCACGACGCGCAGTCGCGGAGCAGGGCCGCGCGGGTGCTGGCGCAAGTGGATGGAGCCCTCCCGGCGGAGGTCCGTCGCGCCGCGATGGCCCGCCTGATGGACTCCGACCGGAGCGTGCGCCGCCAGGCCCTCCAGGTGCTCGGCCGCTTCCCCGGAGACGCGGAGGTGCTCACCGCGCTGGAGGAGCAGGCCCTCCTGGATGACGTCAACCGCCTCGAGGCCCTGCGCATCCTCGCGGACCTGGAGCCTTCCCGAGCGTTCCCGCTGCTGCTGGACGTGGCGCGCAGGGCGGCGGAGGACCGGCCCGGGGACCAGCGCCTGGGTCAGATGGATGCCTTCGTCACGGTGCTGGCGCGGCGCGAGGAGGGCATGCGGGCGCTGCTCCTCATCGCCCGGCTGGGCGAGCGGGCCGTGTCCACGCTCCCGGAGCTCGTCGGATTGCGTTCGCTCACACCGATGGCGACCTACGCGAACGCGGCCATCGACGACCTCGCGAGAGACGTGCTCCGCCGCCGCGCTCCACCCCTCGCGCCCGAGCGGTTCCACGGCGCGCACGTCACCGCCCTGCTCCGGGATGTGCCACCCCCACGGGAGCCCGACGAAACCCCGGGGAAGGCGCTGGCGCGCTGGGCGGAGGACCTGCGGGAGCAGGGCCCCGACCTGATTGTCCGCGTCGCCCTGGCTGCCGCGCGACGGGTGCTGGGGCTGTGGGAATACCAGCAGCCGAACACCGAGGGAGTCCGGCGCGCCGTCATGGCCATGGACCGCTGGGTGTGCCAGCCCGCCGAGGCGCTCGTCCAGGACGCCCGGCTCGCGGGGTACACCGTCCCCAGTCAGTTCTCGTCGCCAGACGCGTTCTCCGCGGCCTGGTCGGTGACGTATGCCACGCGGTGCCTTCCCTCGGACGCGCCCGGGGATGCACAGCGGGAAGAGAACGAGGGCGACGCGCTCGGCGCATGTGTCAACGCCGCGTGCCGCGCCCTGAGCCGCCAGTCCGTCATCACCTGGGCCCTGGGCTCCAGCGAGGAGTCCCCCACACCGCTCCAACCCCGACAGGCGGCACAGGAGGTCCGGCGAGCCATCCTGGACGAGGTGCTCCCGTGGGCGCTGGGCACCTGGGACCCGGTCAAGGACGTCGTCCGGCTCGCGGACACACTGCGGGCCGGCGGCGCCCCCTGACTCAGCACCGGGCGGGCCTTGGGAGGAACGATGTGTCGCGTGGCCCGGCCCCCGCACTCGCTGCTGCTGGTCGGGGAGCCCTGCGACGGCTAGCGTGCGCGCTCAATGAAGTCCGCGCGTTCACCGCTGAGCATCCACCGCAACTCCCCCTGGGTCGTCGTGGGGGCCTTTTTCTTCTTCCTCTCCCTTTCGGCGGTCTACGCCTTCATCACGTTTCGGACTCCCTCGACGTGGCTCGAGGTCATCATCTCGGTAGGAGTGGCCGCCGTCGTGTGGGGAGGCTTCTTCGCCGTGCTCGTGCGCTTCCGTCAGGAGTGGGTGGAGTTGCACGCGGACGGCCTCGTCCACCACAAGCGGGACGGCGAGGTGCGACTGCCCTGGGAGCAGGTCACCCAGTACAAGGTGGACCTGTTGGAGAATCCCCATGCGGGAGGCAAGGTGCTCCAGTCCATCTGGTCGCGGCTGGCGGAGAACGGCAAGCGTCGCTTCTCCGGGGGGCCTTCCCTGACGTCGCTGACGCTGTACGGCCAGGACGGAGACGCCATCACGTTGCAGCCCCGGCTGCTCGGCTTCTTCGTCCTCGCGGAGAAGTCGCTGGACCGCGTCGACGCGGTGCTCACCCTGCGCCATGACGCGCAGCTGCGCGACGGTCGGCCGGTGGCGTTCGGCGAGGAGGTCCTCCTCACGGCGCAGGGGCTGTCGGTCCGCGGGGAGCTCCTGCCGCTGGCGGAGATTGCGCAGGTGCACGCCATTGACGGGCAGGCGCGGGTGCAGCGGCGCAGCGGCGGCTGGGTGGACCTGGGCCGCATTCCCAATGCCTACGCGCTGATGTCCACGCTGCGCGCCCTGCGCACGAGCAACCGGACCAAGACGTCTCCGGGCCTGCGCGGGTAGCGGCTTCCCGCGACGTCGTAAGGCTTCCTCCGGCGCTCCGCTTCGACGATGCTCCGGCCCCTCTCTGGAGGCCTCATGACGCGGACCCTCGGCGGTGTGGTGGCGGTGCTGCTCTCGTTGCTCGCGACACCCGTGTGGGCCCAGGACGCCGCGGCGGGCGGCGCTCCGGCGGACGTGGAGGCGACGCACAACGCGCTGCGCGCCCTCAAGCAGGACATGGAGGACGCGCTCAACACGCAGGACGTGGACCGGCTGGTGAAGCACCTGACCCCGGACGTCGTCTTCACCACCATGAACAACGACGTGCGCGTGGGCAAGGACGCCATCCGCGCCTACTACGACGAGATGATGCGCGGGCCGAACCGCGTCGTGGAGAAGCTCACCGCGAAGTTCGAGGTGGATGACCTCACCCACCTCTACGGCAACACGGGCGTCGCCTGGGGCTCGTCGAAGGACCACTACGTGCTCACGGACGGCACGGACATCGTCATCGACAGCCGGTGGACGTGCACCCTGGTGCGCCAGGGCGACCAGTGGCTGATTTCCGCCTTCCACTACTCCACCAACGTGTTCGACAACCCGCTGCTCTCGAAGCTGAAGTACTACGGGGCCATCTTCATCTCCGTCGCGACGCTCGGTGCGCTCCTGGCGGGCTTCGTCATCGGCCGGACACGGCGCCCGAAGGCCACGGCTTGACCTCGGCCGGCTCGCGGAGGAACGGCAGGCGGCGTGGCAGCCGCCTCGCCCGGAAGCCCTCGATGGAGCGGTGAAACAGGCGCAATAGCGGCATCCCGGTGCGCCCTTCGAGGGCGGACAGCTCCTCGGCGGAGCGCTCCAACAACACACGGGCGCGGCCGTACTCCGCGACCACCCAGGCCCGCCCCGCGTTCGAGCCCAGCAGGGCGTCGTAATCACCCGGTTCCGCGCCCTCTCCCCTCACCTCTTCCGCGACCTCGGCCGGCACGTTGTAGAGCCCCGCTTCCAGGTCCTCGCGCAGGTCGCGCAGGGTGGAGCACCAGCCGAACGCGTCGATGAGCGACGGCACGTCCGAGGCGCGCACGTCGGCGCTGGCCACATGCAGCATCAGGTCCACCGACAGCCGGAAGGTGTCCCGGTGCTGCGCGAGCAGCGCGTCGGCGGACAGCCACCGCCGCGCGCGCACCCGCTCCCGGTCCCTTCGCATGGTGCGCATGAGCGCGAAGACGTGCGCCCGCGCCTCCGGAGCCTCCAGGCTGTCGAGCAGCTCGCGCCCGAGCGTGGCCGCCGTCCCGGTGTCCTTCCCCTGCCCCGTCTCCAGCTCCGCGAGCAGCGCGTCCACCCAGTCGAGTGGCTCGCCCTTCACGGCCCGGTCTCCGTCCAGCACGTCGTCCACGAGCTGGAGGAAGCAGAATCCCACCCGGGCCACGCGGGCCTGACGCCGCCAGCGGCCCAGCGAGTAGCGATAGAGCACCAGACCGATCAGCGCATAGCGCAGGTGCCTGCGGGAGAAGCGGAACAGCTCGCGGGCACAGAGCGCCTCCACGCGGAGCGCGGCCAGGAAGTCTTCACGGCGGGCCCGGGGGGCGACGAACCGCCACGTGCCCCAGGCGAGCAGCGCGCCCGCCACCACGTCCACCACGTGGTGCTCGTGGATGAGCAGTGTCGACGCGGCGATGGCCGTGGCCCAGAGGCCCCAAAGCGCCCGCGCCCACCCGCCCGAGCGCTCCGCGTACGCCAGCGCGGCCGTGCACGCGAAGGCGACGTGGAGCGACGGCAGGTAGTTGCGCTCCAGGTTCAGGGTGTCGGCCACGAAGAAGATGTCGGCCCAACCGCCCTGCACGACGCGCGTGGGCCAGGCGACCTCCACGGGCAGCACCAGGTAGCCCACCGCGCCCACCACCGTCTCCGCGCAGAGCGCGAGCGCGAAGGGCACCATGTCCCTCCAGGTGCGGAAGACGAACAGGGACAGCAGCAGCAGCACGTCCATGCTCACGTAGACCGCTGCCCACGCTGGGACGAACGGGATGTGCCGCTCGAAGGGCAGGTCCACGCGAAGGCCGCCGGAGTAGAAACCCGTCACCCAGCTCGCGCCGCCGTACACGGCGAGGAAGAACAGCGCGAAGCCGAGCGCGAGCGAGCCCGTGAGCAGCAACTCCCCGCGCCGGGGCAGACCGAACAACGCCGGACGCCCGCTCATCGCGCCTCCACGGTGAGGGGCAGTGGCTCCTCGCGCGGCTGCGTACCGAACGATGCGGGCCCGCTCGTCGCATCCTCCACGGTGGCGGGCAGCGGTCGGGGCCCACGCCACATGGACAACCAGACGCGCAGGAACGACGGCCGGGGAGCGCTCGAATCCACGAAGCGGCCCAGGTGGAGCCAGGGCACGTGCGGGTGTCGGTGATGCGCGCGGTGGTAGTGGTAGTTGAGGAACAGCCAGCGCACGGGCGCGGCCACGCGCAGATCCCACGCCCCGTCGCGCACGTGTAGCGGAGACCACGCATGGTCCGCGTACTGCAACCCGCTCCAGTTGACGGCGAAGGCCGCGTAGCACAGCGCCTGGCCCGTCACGGTCAGGTCCAGTGCAGAGACGAGCCCGGCCTGCACCGCCACTGCCAGCAACACCTCCCACCGGATGGCCGCCCCCGGGGCGACCTCCAGCCGGCCCAGGTACGCATCCGCGCCCGTCTGCTCCCCATAGTGCGTACCCGTGCCGCGCAGTCGGTGCAGCAACCCGGGGATGAGGGCGAAGGCCACCGCGCCCACCGGCACGAAGAGCCAGTAGAGGCCACTGAGGATGGAGTACCACTGCGCGCGCTTGAGGAAGCGGTTGTCCCCGGGCCGGAAGTAGTCGAACTGCTCCAGCCGCGTCCGGTTGTGGCGGTGGTGGTTGAGGTGGAAGGCGCGCTGCATGGTGAAGGACGTGGGGAACAGCGTCGCCGCCACGCGCCCGAGCCCATCATTCACGCGGCGCGACGGGTGCAGCACCCCATGCGTCGCCTCGTGCAGCAGCGAGAAGACGGTGTTGTTCACGAACGAGAACACCCCCGCCGCCATGAGCCGCACGGCCCATGCGTCCGCATGAGAGGCCAGCCAGAGACACCCGGCGCACGCGGTCATCGCGGAGGCCAGGAGCACGACATTGAGGGTGGCCGGGATGGGCGTGTCCCTACCCTCGCTCGTCATCGCGGTCCTCGGGCAGGCTGGCGGTGAAGGCCATCAACTGGCGCAGGATCGGGTCCTCCGCGGCGCCGGCCGGGTTGAAGCGCATGCCGTGGAGCACGGACAGGTCCCTGCGCAGGAACGACGTGAAGAGCCACCGGGACACCGCGAGCGACAGCCGCTCCAGGCCCGGGATGCGGCCCCGGCGCGCGGCGAAGGCTAGCCGCACCGCCATGCCCGCCTCGGTCTTCCGGATGCCAGCGACGAGGGCGCTCCGCGTCCGGCCGAGGTCGCTCTCCACGGAGAGCAGCGTTCCGCCATGCACGGTGATGGTGACGCGGATGTGGTTGCCGGACAGCGTCTTCATCAGCCAGTCACTGGCCCCGGTGCCGGTGACGCGCGAGGTGTAGCGCAGGCGCAACGTGAACGGGTCCGGCCGCTCCACCACGGGCGCGTCCCGCAGTTCGCGGTGGTGCACGGTGCGCAGGTGCTCGATGTCGAACGAGTTGGCCACCAGCGGCAGCCAGTCACAGCGCACGGTGACTTCGCGTCCGGTGCGCCAGGACAGGTCCGCGGCACCCACCTCCGGCGGAGGACAGAGGACCACGGGTCCGTTGAAGACGAGGATGGCGCCGTAGCGCTCCACCACGGGGAACGGCCGCTGTCCGGGCCTGCCGCCCACGTCCGCCTGGCAGGCGCCGCTGCCGTCGAAGCGCCAGTGGTGCAGCGGGCAGCGCAGACAGTCACCGACGACGGTGCCGCCCGCGAGGTGCGTGCCCATGTGCGCGCAGTGCGCGGACAGCGCGTGCGCGCCGCCGCCCTGTCCCCGGAAGAGCACCAGCTCCCTTCCGCCGAGGCTGAAGCCCATCACCTGTCCGCGCCGGAGCGACTCGGACGGGCACACGAGGTGCCACGCCCGGAGCCGGCCCGGCTCGGGTTGACGGACCGGGTCCGCCCACGCCACGACATTCACCGCCATGGCGCGAGGCTAACGGACGGTACGGCCCGCTCGCCACCCGCCCGAACACCGTCTGTCACCGCGCGC contains these protein-coding regions:
- a CDS encoding nuclear transport factor 2 family protein; this translates as MTRTLGGVVAVLLSLLATPVWAQDAAAGGAPADVEATHNALRALKQDMEDALNTQDVDRLVKHLTPDVVFTTMNNDVRVGKDAIRAYYDEMMRGPNRVVEKLTAKFEVDDLTHLYGNTGVAWGSSKDHYVLTDGTDIVIDSRWTCTLVRQGDQWLISAFHYSTNVFDNPLLSKLKYYGAIFISVATLGALLAGFVIGRTRRPKATA
- a CDS encoding phosphatase PAP2 family protein, coding for MSGRPALFGLPRRGELLLTGSLALGFALFFLAVYGGASWVTGFYSGGLRVDLPFERHIPFVPAWAAVYVSMDVLLLLSLFVFRTWRDMVPFALALCAETVVGAVGYLVLPVEVAWPTRVVQGGWADIFFVADTLNLERNYLPSLHVAFACTAALAYAERSGGWARALWGLWATAIAASTLLIHEHHVVDVVAGALLAWGTWRFVAPRARREDFLAALRVEALCARELFRFSRRHLRYALIGLVLYRYSLGRWRRQARVARVGFCFLQLVDDVLDGDRAVKGEPLDWVDALLAELETGQGKDTGTAATLGRELLDSLEAPEARAHVFALMRTMRRDRERVRARRWLSADALLAQHRDTFRLSVDLMLHVASADVRASDVPSLIDAFGWCSTLRDLREDLEAGLYNVPAEVAEEVRGEGAEPGDYDALLGSNAGRAWVVAEYGRARVLLERSAEELSALEGRTGMPLLRLFHRSIEGFRARRLPRRLPFLREPAEVKPWPSGAVSGR
- a CDS encoding fatty acid desaturase, giving the protein MTSEGRDTPIPATLNVVLLASAMTACAGCLWLASHADAWAVRLMAAGVFSFVNNTVFSLLHEATHGVLHPSRRVNDGLGRVAATLFPTSFTMQRAFHLNHHRHNRTRLEQFDYFRPGDNRFLKRAQWYSILSGLYWLFVPVGAVAFALIPGLLHRLRGTGTHYGEQTGADAYLGRLEVAPGAAIRWEVLLAVAVQAGLVSALDLTVTGQALCYAAFAVNWSGLQYADHAWSPLHVRDGAWDLRVAAPVRWLFLNYHYHRAHHRHPHVPWLHLGRFVDSSAPRPSFLRVWLSMWRGPRPLPATVEDATSGPASFGTQPREEPLPLTVEAR
- a CDS encoding Rieske 2Fe-2S domain-containing protein, encoding MAVNVVAWADPVRQPEPGRLRAWHLVCPSESLRRGQVMGFSLGGRELVLFRGQGGGAHALSAHCAHMGTHLAGGTVVGDCLRCPLHHWRFDGSGACQADVGGRPGQRPFPVVERYGAILVFNGPVVLCPPPEVGAADLSWRTGREVTVRCDWLPLVANSFDIEHLRTVHHRELRDAPVVERPDPFTLRLRYTSRVTGTGASDWLMKTLSGNHIRVTITVHGGTLLSVESDLGRTRSALVAGIRKTEAGMAVRLAFAARRGRIPGLERLSLAVSRWLFTSFLRRDLSVLHGMRFNPAGAAEDPILRQLMAFTASLPEDRDDERG